One Engystomops pustulosus chromosome 11, aEngPut4.maternal, whole genome shotgun sequence DNA window includes the following coding sequences:
- the ADRA2A gene encoding alpha-2A adrenergic receptor, with translation MINFENSLSDRGGISAMECQGDCSNSTMYNGTNSDVAGPPYSLQVTLALISLVGILLFFTVFGNVLVVIAVFTSRALKAPQNLFLVSLASADILVATLVMPFSLANEVMGYWYFGKVWCEIYLALDVLFCTSSIVHLCAISLDRYWSITQAIEYNLKRTPRRIKCIIFIVWVISAVISFPPLITIEKESGKEEEPKCKINEEKWYIISSCIGSFFAPCVIMVLVYIRIYQIAKKRTRGPPSKRSNGEHEKKQNGFADKDLPVKLNGEKAGGSGDEQHREEAEANGVDMEDSSSSEHREEQQYSSKKKQDKASRNKGKTKLSQIKPGDSLPRREEEDRSTKASRWRGRQNREKRFTFVLAVVIGVFVVCWFPFFFTYSLIAICSKSCNVPETLFKFFFWFGYCNSSLNPVIYTIFNHDFRRAFKKILCKGDRKRIV, from the coding sequence ATGATTAATTTTGAGAACTCGTTATCTGATAGGGGGGGCATCTCTGCCATGGAGTGCCAGGGAGACTGCTCCAACAGCACCATGTACAATGGGACTAATTCAGACGTGGCTGGACCCCCTTACTCCCTACAGGTCACCCTGGCTCTCATCTCCCTGGTGGGCATCCtcttgttcttcactgtgtttggcaATGTCCTGGTTGTTATTGCTGTTTTTACTAGTAGGGCGCTCAAAGCTCCCCAAAACTTGTTCCTGGTCTCCTTGGCATCAGCTGACATTCTTGTGGCCACCCTGGTCATGCCATTTTCCTTAGCCAACGAGGTCATGGGATACTGGTACTTTGGCAAGGTTTGGTGTGAGATCTACCTTGCACTAGATGTCCTTTTCTGCACCTCCTCTATTGTCCACCTATGTGCCATCAGTCTGGACCGGTACTGGTCCATCACACAAGCCATTGAGTACAACCTGAAGAGGACCCCTCGTAGGATCAAATGCATCATCTTCATCGTCTGGGTGATCTCAGCTGTCATCTCCTTCCCACCACTCATCACTATTGAGAAGGAAAGCGGCAAAGAAGAGGAGCCTAAGTGTAAGATTAATGAGGAGAAATGGTACATCATCTCTTCCTGCATCGGCTCCTTCTTCGCCCCTTGTGTCATCATGGTCCTGGTCTACATCAGGATCTACCAGATCGCCAAGAAGAGGACGAGGGGTCCTCCAAGCAAGAGGAGCAATGGGGAACATGAGAAGAAGCAGAATGGCTTTGCAGACAAGGACTTGCCAGTCAAGCTGAATGGGGAGAAGGCTGGAGGGTCTGGGGATGAGCAGCACAGAGAAGAGGCAGAAGCTAATGGGGTGGACATGGAGGACTCATCATCTTCCGAGCATAGGGAAGAGCAGCAGTATTCATCCAAGAAGAAGCAAGACAAGGCTTCAAGGAACAAGGGCAAGACCAAGCTGAGCCAGATCAAACCTGGGGATAGCCTCccaaggagagaggaggaggacaggagtacTAAAGCCTCCAGGTGGAGGGGGAGGCAGAACAGGGAGAAGAGGTTCACCTTTGTCCTGGCTGTGGTAATTGGGGTCTTTGTTGTGTGCTGGTTCCCCTTTTTCTTCACTTACTCCCTCATTGCCATCTGTAGCAAAAGCTGCAATGTCCCAGAGACCCTCTTCAAATTCTTCTTCTGGTTTGGTTATTGCAACAGTTCCCTGAACCCAGTTATCTACACCATCTTCAACCATGACTTCAGGAGAGCCTTTAAGAAGATCCTGTGCAAGGGGGACAGGAAAAGGATTGTGTGA